cagggaATTAGAGCAAGAATGGAAGACAAGTATTTGAAAGATACAGTACATAGTTCTTGTTAACTATTATGATTCGCCCCATTACAGGTAAAATCCCACAACACGTGGAATTGGCTAAGACCAAGATGGCCTTTGTAATGAAGACACAGGCTCACAGTTTAGACTAGTGGCCTGCCCCTCACTAATTCTCAATGTTAGAGACTACACAAAGTTTTTGTGATGCTACACAAATATTCACAATTGCATTATTCTTTCCTCTAACTTATTCAGCTCGCTTTCTATCTCGTAAGGGAGATCCGCATTGACCTGATCATCAAAATATCTCCTAATGTCTGCAACCTCCTCTTCCCAAAACTCTTTGGATATTTCGAAAAGCTCTTCCGTGTTCACGTCTCCTAGACCCTTCAAATTCATGGAGCCCTCTGCGGGGACATAACCAATGGCTGTCTCTTCAGCGGAGGCTTCTGCGTTGATTCTATTGAACATCCATTCAAGAACACGGATGTTCTCTCCGTATCCAGGCCATAGGAAGTTTCCTTCTTTGTCCTTACGGAACCAGTTGACATGGAAGATCTTGGGAAGTCTTGCTGATGGGAGATGCTCCATGCTCAACCAATGGCTCAGGTATCGGCCAAAATTGTAGCCAAAGAATGGTCTCATGGCAAAAGGATCATGCATGATTACTTTGCCTGTGAGGGCACAAAGGAAGAGAAAACAACCAttaagatactttttttttgcagttataaAGTATAAAGGAAACATTTTGGTAGCAAACACTCAAAAATGTGCCAACAAGAGTATAGCTACCTTTGTGCTCAGCTGCGGCTGTTGCCTCTGATCTCATCGATGATCCGACGAAAACCCCGTGTTGCCAGTTTAATGCCTCGTATACAAGGGGCACACCTGCAGATCATAAAAGTGATACGGTCCAATTAGGCCATAAAAATGGATAGCGTACGGCTAAAGTCTATCTCAAAAGAGCATTAACACTAGGCATCCTGGGCTTCACGTTACTAGTTATCAAATAAGATGATTATCGTGATAGAGATATAAGCCTCAGAGTATTGCATTCTGGCAGTGCAGACATTCAAAGaacagaaaatgtatatatattattaatattaaaatttgtGCATTAAAGGTAATATTTATGAATGTCCTTATGTACAAGACTTAGATAAAGTTATGGCTTACTGTGCAATAAAATTAAAGGACTTAATGCACTTACCGGCTGGTCTGCGTCCTCCAAAAATGATGCCCTCAATAGGTACCCCCTTGGAGGACTCCCAAGCAGGGTCAATGATTGGGCACTGGCTAGCTGGGGTGCAGAATCGAGAATTAGGGTGCGCGCAAGGCTCACCTAGAAAAAAGGAGAAACGATCAGGTTTACAGAGCAGCATCTAACATAATTAATTTAAGTAAATTATACTCGATAATCATTTTGTCAGACTAGACTTTTTACAAAGCCAGACATAAACTCAACTGAACATAAACAAAATTGCAAAATGATAGTTCAATTTCAcagaattattttataaataaaatttagCCTTTACTTATAAAATAAACCTGACAACTAGCGTCCCATTGACTGGGTGGGAACGTTCCAGTAATAACAGAACGGTATTTACTGCGCTTCAACAAATCTTTTAGAATCCTCCGGGGTTTAATACTGAACTGATATAAATACTATCTCCGAAGCAgaatagaaaaatgtaaaaaaaaaaaaaaaaaagtttccgacttattttaaattattatgattattattattatcatttagtaCAGATTCCTGTGAATCTAATTTGCTGACTAAAAGAAATGGGATTTATGGTGACTTGACAAGGAAATTGCAGGTTTTATGCCGGAGCAGTACCCGAGCTGGCAACATAACAGTCGGAATTTTTTTTACCTTAACAATTTTGGTCTGAAATTTGCAATGCTCAATTTTACACAACCCACGGTTTAGGGAATAGACCTCATATTGTTTAAGGAATATTGATAGAGAATTGGAACTTTGAGGCGGTATTTTTGAGTTTTAGGGAGAATTATTATCATATATGATGTTataactataatataatataacatcatgtaaaataatgaaatataatatatattattacattattgaaaAGCATTTTGGTCTAAGATAATCTGGGGTTTTGGATCCATTGAAGCCTGACTGTAATAGAGGTTACGATATATTTAGATTCCTCTTACCATCGTCACGTGTCCAATCTTTATTTTTCCATGAGGTCAATGTAACTCCGGGTGGCAGATTTGCACCCATGCCCTCCCAATAGATTCCTCCATCACTTGTTTCTCCAACATTGGTAAAGATGGTGTTATTTCTAATGGTCTCCATGGCATTGGGGTTGGTCTTCACTGACGTTCCTGGGGCAACTCCAAAAAATCCATTTTCGGGGTTGATAGCCCTAAGGTTCCCTGTAAAATAATCAGTTtagtttcattatttttttgtagCATTCATATGAAGGGCATATAAAATCAACTGTATGGTAAATTTATTTAAAGTATAATTTCATATTTCAATTTAGCAATAGAATGCAAAAACAATAGACCTCCCATTCTCTCATTTTATTCTCCATTCTCTTCAATTTTACCTGCGCCTGACACATTGTAAGTAACTAGATTGTAAGCCTACAGGGAGAGGGTGGtgtattcactaagcagtgaagTACAGCAAAATAAACTTGAATTCGAAAAGTTGGACCTTAAATAGCTGAAtgggaaaaaaacatttcaaatcgGCTTTCATCTTAATGGCCATAATTATGTTATTGTAGattatggcattttttttttaaattgatcaatttaaaaaaatatattattatagctCTTTGCATGCATAGTCAAGGTAATAAGACACGTGTGATTCTCCTTACACTGGACCCctaaaacattaaaagaaaaataatatgttGTATATGTGATGTCATTCTTAAATATGATGACTTTCTTACCATGTTCGTCAAATTTCATCCAAGCGATGTCATCGCCCACGCATTCGATCTTCCACCCGGGGAGAGAAGGCTTCATCATGGCTAGGTTGGTTTTCCCACATGCACTTGGGAATGCGGCCGCGAAATATTTCTTTTTTCCTTCTGGATTGGTGATTCCCAGAATCTATAATGACGATACAACTGTTACATCAACCGGCAAACAGATCAACAGGACCCCCAACATTccaagggatttttttttctaataaactggCCAGTTGATTGAATGTTTCTGTAGAAGTATTTAATGTTAACTTTTTCTTAATTTATTGATTCTAAAATTTAAAGGGGAAATCTATGCACCCCAAAAGCTTTCTGtaaaaaggtatttaaaaaaaaaaaaaaaattttattaaacATCATCACTCTCATTAATTTTGGTACACATCTTTTTGTTTTGAACATTTTCGTTAAAACAAAACTGCCCACCCCTCTTGTGTCTTACGAGAACCCCTTTTGCTATAATGGGAGACAAAGAACTGTGGAGAAAACTGTATATCAAGACTTTTCTCACCAGCATGTGTTCGGCCAACCATCCCTCTTCTTTGGCAATCCGGCTCGCAATCCGGAGGGCAAAACACTTTTTGCCAAGAAGTGAATTTCCTCCGTAACCACTTCCGAATGAGATAATCTCTCTGCGCTCTGGTATGTGAGCAATGAGCGTTTGTTCTGGATTACACAGCCAGTTATTCACCAAAGGTTctaaaataagagaaaaaaaaaaaaacaaccacaggTAACTAGCAAGTAGGAATACAGTGGGCTTGGCTTCATATTCCAGGAAACAAAATGGCCAACCTTTTCCataatgcaaataaaatgtattaaaatgaagTCTTtcaggtcaagacattggagagtGTTGAAAATGTGACTTACTTTTTAACGGTAAAGGGCATCCGACAGAATGGAGACATTTCACAAACTCTCCGTCGCCCAAGGACTCCAGGACAGCGGTTCCCATCCGGGTCATAATTCTCATGCTGGCGACTACGTAGGGAGAATCGGTCAGCTGAATCCCGATCTTGGATAGTGGAGACCCAATCGGTCCCATGCTGAATGGAATCACATACATTGTGTGTCCTGCAAAATAGATCCAAACACGTCACGTTTAATTATGAGAGTAGGATATTTTCAGTAATATCTTTAAAGAGTCTGTGGCCCTGGTTTTCACTTACAGGGTTTAAGCAATTACCCACATCTACTCTCCGACTAAAGACTGCAAGTCTCCCACAGCTCCCACAACTCCTAACATGCACCTGCTAGGAATACCAGGATGGAATTCTACATTTGGGTTTAACATTTCCTAAAATTGCAAAACCTGCCTGTTCAAACACTATAACTAACAGACTACTGATCGGGAAGCATCTCCACCAATCAGGTGCCTTTCATTCCAGTCTTTTGGATTTTTTCCAACTCAAAAAAGTCATTATGGATTATGAGCTATGTAGTCCTTTTCTAGCTGTAATTCCATTATTTGAAGAATTAATGGAACTGCTGATTAAGTTGAAAAGCAGCCAAGGTGCTCTCTGTAATGATAcagagttgttatggtgtttaaagAGACCCTTAATTTGCATTTATATGACAACTTTTAATTAAGACAAATTCCTTATGGGTGCTCAACTATGATTTTTAACGTCTCGTAAAGGGCTAAGTATAAAAAAATTCTGTCTGATACCTTTCATGCATCCAGGAAATCGTGATTTAAATGCTTTCTCGAAATCATCTTCTGACATCCAGCGACCCAGTTGGCTGATTCCACTTTTGGCAACTGGAACGGTGTCCCTCTGCTCTTGAGTAACAATCACGGTTTTGCTTTCAATCCTGGCCACGTCCCTTGGGTCTGTGCGTGCCAGCCAGCTGGTATACAGGTAAACATGCATAAAACATGAGTACGTAGACGATGTATCCAGAGATTGTATTTCCTGTCTACCCCTTCTACGCACAAATTAGCAAAAGTCAGACAGCAAGAGATACGCCTTGAGGATAGATTACAGCTTAATATCATATTCCCACAAACAAAGGAACTTCTCACACACAAGAAATTAACCCCATACTTGAACTTACCCCCATACGTGGACAAACTAGCACTGAAATGTCAGACGTCAGAGTTATTCAAATCAGAAAAATCGAACGTATTTCAGTTCATGGAAACCCATTAAATTTAACACTAAAACTCATTTGTAATTTATATAAATCAATATGTGATTTACAACTTTTCATGTAATACTTGGTAAGCAGCACATAAAGTCAGGATTTATTCTTTACTGAAAGAGTTGTAGATGCATGGAACAGTCTTCCAGCAGAGGCCGTAGAAAGTAATGTAGTGTAAGAGTTCCTACAATCTGAGCCATTGCTTTTTGAAATTTATGAAAATTTCTATGTATCTGTCTTTGCCATCgcagtgtttgcattaagcaTAATACTCACCAGTTCTCATACTTGGTCAGTCTCTTGATCATTCCAGTCTCCTCCATCAGGTGGAGAACCTTCTTGTTTTCTTCTTCCGACCCATCGCAGATATGGATATCGTCAGGTTGGCAGATCCTTGCATTGATCACTATAAAATCGCTGACGTCTTGATGCAAAGCATGGAGGTCGCCTTGGGTCACGATGCCGGTGACATGGAGATCAGCTGTTGACTTAGAAGGCATGCTTGCTCTCTTATCGATGGAACCAACAAAGGATCAAGTAATTCTGTGTTCTGCAAAGACATGTAATTAAGTGATTATATTACAAGTTTGCAATGACTTGCAGTAAATACACCCAGCGTTTCTCAATTTCCGATTGGTTGATTTAAATTTAATTCATTTATATTACACCAACTCTTCTCTTGACTCCTCTCGGATTTCATTTTGGGATTTATCCACTAAACGCagaaatttagtgaataaaaaaaaaaaaaaaaaaattgcaatattaAGCTTAAAATAATGTCATGTctataaaaatctgttatttttgCCGAAATTGAGCAATTTCCAATTTGACTACAAATATATCTCGatactatatttttatacatcaaatatatttatataaagcaatCTGTGCAATGACAAGCAACGTGtataaaataagtaaatgtaaaaataaaatcttataagaataataataataataataccagctAAATTTGAAATAGATACTTTGCCATTCCATATTCCGATAGTCTATACTCACAAAGTAATGATTTCCTCAGTGAAGGAGCAGAGCTTGGTGCTCTTTATTTGAAGAGAAGAGCTTTTTTATCTTTCGTTCTTCCTGTAACACCTAAATGATATCTGGATCCTTAAATACCCTGCTGTGACTCCTCCCATttacctccccctcccttcttacctgaaCTTTCTCCCCCTGCTGTGAAAAACAGCTCTTGAAAATCTTTTCGTCATCTCTGACCGTTTTAGCGTTAAGTCAACAAACAAGTCTTGTCGTAACAAATTTTCTGAACAACAACTTAACTTAAATAGCTAATAATTGGACAGCCGGGAGTTTATCACCTACCTGCCCTTTACATGGGGTGCATTATTGCCTACAGTAGCTCAAAGATCACTTAGGAAACAaagtcttaaaaaaaaacatctacttAGGACAGTATGTCCCCTTTTTCATTTACCCTTATCCCAAGAGTGCTGAATTGACTGGTaattttttaaccatttttatcTGTGACTTTCTAAAACTTTCTCCAGGAATCTTTCAATACATAGTTATGCCTTGtaacaatatatcaaaatatattttataatatatatatatttaatttttttttttaattctttatttttaggtatgcaggtaggtacaacagtgcctgtgtcgccacaacagcgttagcAGGCTCGTTTCGCATATTTATATTAGTACAATAATGTGGCATGTTAGgtatgcattcattttttttttttttttttaattcttaatttttccATCTTGACAAAGGTAGCATGCAAAAAGTGTGCATTtacggcttatgcaaaagcccagTATTTTACATCATAGATGAATGTAGATATACAGTTGCCTATACTATACATGTAACAACAAGCGCATCTGACGTTAGGCTTATTTAGCTACTTGCCAaggatttttaaaattaaatgaattttgtatttttcaatgtaataaagtCGGCGTAAACAATAAGACAAACGTTATAACATTCCGTTGTatgcaaaagttaatttttttttctacaaaattCCTTACTAGTCCTTTGGCAGGCAATTAACTCGGCAGTCGGCACTAGTGACTATACCAAGTTTTGAAAAACCCCGCGGGCTGTATAATCCAGGGACAAGGTGGTCTGGCGTAGTACAATATTTCTGGGATGATTTGGAGTGGAATACCCAAAATATGATTTTCTTGACATTTTAGATGTTTGTGAATTACATTTACCTACGGCTGGCTGAGGGTCATAGGAAATATGGTTGACAAATATCTAGAAATCCAAGGTGTGTCATCACTATCCATTGGCCGGCTGAGGGTCATTGGTAATGTAGCTCACAAACATATGGCATGCCAAGGAGAGCCATGACTGCCCTAGGGCGATTGGACGCCCCTTAAACTGTGGGCACTTAATGAAAATGTTGGTCTTGTTAAATATAACCCACAATCCAGAATAAGGATTCATGTCAATTAGCAGTATATCCTCAATGATGTGTATTAGCTTGCTTAATGATCGTTGACATTGCTCTGGCTGGTGGGAGTATAACTAACACGTTACAAAATATCTGCTTAGGGGATGTCATTAAAATCACCGCCGCTTTATAAAAGGCATCTTTAATAGACGTCTGGGTTAAAATCGTGGTCTGGATACTTAAAATAAAAAGGCTCAACTGAAAACAGACCAGAAATAAGACTAACGGATGGACAGGGGGCCGAAGGACATTATCCAAGGATATTATCCAGCCTGGCCCATCGttgcattaaaataataataataacaaagtatttaaccaggaaaggtacattcagatcactgtggtttccaagtacgtcctggggaaaTCCTGCAAAGAAGAGACTAATTTAGTTCATATTCCCCTTATTCTGCTAATTCTTTCCAACAAGAAAGCTTCCAGCTGATCGCTTTCAACTTTGACCTAGTTGAAACCTGATGCAAGAAACTTGGCCCTTACAGTCTCCAAATAGGCAGGTATTACATCAGGTAGGGAGGCCGGGCTAGCCAGAGCCAGCCCACGTGCAGGGGATTGGCTGGGACACGGAGGCTCGCTCAAGGTGTGTAGCCCCAGGGACTGGAAGCCAAATATCCAACGACAGACTGACTCAGCTGCCAGATCAAACACTTAGCTTGCCAGGAGAGCCGTGCAATGCACAGAAAAGAGACAAGAAGTGTGCTGATACATTAAAGAAGGGTGATCGTACATCCCCATAACGGAATATGTATTGTTTTAAGCTGGGATCCATATTTTAGGGTGTGCTGACCAGCCGCAGTAgaaaaaaattattctaaaaataaatggTGTGTCTAGCAAAACAGCAAGAATTAATATTCTGTCTCAGTTTTCCATACCTTCACACTTACCACTAAAAATTAATATAGCAAAAAGATTTTCAAAAATAATCCGTTTGGGTTGAGcacaccaaccatccactatgggtgcccctttggagttgaccacaggaaagcataaattgagaGTCTCGGGAAGCAGTATAAGCAGTAAGTGTTGCAGTTGgcatgttaatctcccatgttaaagtTAGTGTAGGACGTAGTGGTGGGCGCAACACAATAGGACGATACAGTGGAACTAAACCTCCTATTTTTTTGCTAAAATAGGTGATTATTTTTTAGAACCATGTAAGATTTAaaactgatttgtttttttttgggtgtgtgtgcactgttcactaatatgtattttaaatagtgAATTCAAAACATGCACGTTAAGTATGACTTGCACAAAATATAGTGTTAAAAGAACATATCGGTGTATTTTTCATTGTACATCAGTCAATGTGCTGAAATAGATCTAATATAGGAACATACTATCACAGAGATTAAACTTACTATAAATTTACTTTTTGACTCATAATCGCTACTAGGGAAAAACGcaaaaaagtaataaatgtttataaaatgAAGAGTACAAAAAACTGAGCATTAACTAATACTTAGAGATTTGTTACATTTAGCACTAGGTAGTAATTTACTAAATTAAACAGAGAGTCATTACTAAGTCTAATTACTTCTTCTATATATTCACAAACTAGAACTATCTCAGCTTATTGAATACATGTTAAAAAATACTCAGTATTTGGTTCTTTAATGTGCTATTTAGTGCAAGTGATATTTATTtaccatgaaaaaaaaattttttttttatttttttttacattttttttttttttttttgtgcaggtaAGTACATCGCAAgatcaaacgccacaacagcgtacatgttGTATAcaggttaaacagtggcatgagtacatgcacaatttttgtttttacgaTATATATACCATGAACATTTTTATGAGATACTTTTATTTGCTATTTTTGAGGCACAGAGTTGAGTTGAGGCACACACTATTCATTTTTAGGAGTTTTGTACAAATGCGGCTTATTAGTACATACCaccattactattttttttttttttgtgagggtCATGTACAAACAAgtcccaaaagaaaaaaaaatcataaagatAAAAAGTCACAATAATGAATGTGCTGTCTAATTTAACAAGCGTGCCCTTTGATTGTCCAAAGTCCACCCCTCTTATAATTTGtcaattaaatcattttaaaaaagttgGTTTAAATGACTAATTATCATTGACCGAGTGAAAAGTATAGGAACTACTATATATCTGTTTACTGTCTTAAGACTCATTATAAGAGTTTTATAGCTGACACTTAGCCCTGCAAAAATTTAATTGGATGTAACCCCATGATAAATGTCTTTGTTGGAGAGGTGGTCGGACATAGCCGACGAATTGACCCCTGATTAAATCTGGTTGGGTCACTCATATTTTAATGACATTTAAAGGCTCTATTGCCACAACAAAGGTTGTACTATGGCCACAAAATAAAGAGCAGGTTAAATTTCAGTGTAAAATCGAACGCGAAATTGAATCAAATTTTTGTGTTAATCGATAAAAATATAGCATATGGGATAACTGGATAAAGGTCCGAGATACAATGTTATAATTGGGAAGCTGAGACCCAGAGCTGAGCTGATTTGAGTTTATAAAGGtcttctcccctctccttccgtgGCTCACCTTCTATACACTGCCCTAATTTAATTTATGGATTGTAATTATCTTCATATTGTATGTGTCTCATATATGTATGTAATTGTGATATAATGAAATATGTATGTCTTCACACTCTGCAAATCAAATCAATAAAcattataaagaaataaaagtatTGGAAATAGGCAGACGACAACATTTCCTTTGGCTGactcaaaatgttttttgtttcagGGGAATCGGGTTTCGAATTTTGTGACTGTTGTTGGAAAAACGATTCGGACTAATTAAAATGGTGCAAAAATGCGTTATTAGTgtagtgaaaaatatatacataatctcATAATCAATCAATACTTTACTGTACACCGACACCTGATTTTaacgccatttggttcacagatcacgtGAGAACAACAAGCcgagaaaaaaaacaagcaataaaaaatgtatgtttattaaatatgtaaaataaatatataaaaaaaaaaaaaaaaatatttactgttgCTTGTTTTTTCCCTCTATATTGGtcgcttctcacttgatctgtgaataaaattaatgtTTACTGGCTTTCCCTAACCATCGATCATTTTTATTCCCAtcaatctttttatttattttttggcaccATGGACACAACGCTAAATCATGAAATAAACAAACTGGCTCGTTCATTCCGAGTTTCATTTGTTTCGTGATTTGGTCATATGGCGATTTGGAGTTACGACATCCGGACGATTCAATGATTGCCCAAAATTTGAATGAATCATGATTAGTTTGAAAATGCATTAATAAACACATTAATGAAACAGCTTTCTATTTAGGGGGGAGTTGCCTTCATTTTCCTATAAGACACTGAGCTCGTAGGATGCTAAGCACATGCTGATGATGGCTGCAACTTCTTGAAAATAGTTCacagatgtgtgtgtcagtatgtctgacagtgtatgtatctgtgtgtgtcagtaagtctgtgtgtgtcagtatgtctgacagtgtatgtatctgtgtgtgtcagtaagtctgtgtgtgtcagtatgtctgtcagtgtatgtatctgtgtgcgtcagtatgtctgtgtatgtcagtatgtctgtcagtgtatgtgtctgtgtgtgtcagtaagtctgtgtgtgtgtcagtatgtctgtgtatgtcactatgtatgtcagtgtatgtgtctgtgtgtcagtatgtctggcagtttatgtgcctttgtgtgtgtcagcatgtctatcagtgtgtctgtgtgtgtgtcagtatgtctgtcagtaaatgtacctgtgtgtgtgtcagtatgtcaatcAGTGTATGTGccaatatgtctgccagtgtatgtgcctgtgtgtcaatatgtctatcagtatatctgtgtgtgtatatatgtacctgttgtgtgtacgtgtgtgtgtgtgtttgtgtgtgtgtgtcaggtatatacactgatatacataatgacacatacacacaggcacatatatggacatacggacacacacacagacacacgaatagacatactgacacacacaggcacatacaatgacaaacatactgacacacaggcacatacactgatagacatactgacacacacacacacacagccacatacactaatagacatagtgtgtgtgcgtgtgtgtgtcagtatgtctatcagtgcatctgtgtgtgtgtgtgtgtgtgtgtgtgtgtcagtatgtctatcagggtttgtgcctgtgtgtgtgtcagtatatctgtgtgtcagtatgtttgtcattgtatgtgcctgtgtgtcagtgtgtgtctcagtatgtctgtcattgtatgtattgtgtgtgtcagtaagtctcagtttatctgtctgtgtatctgtatgtgtctgtgtgtatctgtatgttgtcagtgtgtatatctgtgtgcgtatctgtatgtagtctttgtacgtatctgtatgtagtcaaacttcaacattacatacaaacacactcctgcattgatacgtcaacacttcatacaaacacacctctgtgttaaacaccacaattatatataaacacacccctacattaaaaaaacaacactacacataaatgcacgcttgcattcaaactctaacaccacatacaaacacattcatacaaacacactccatacaaaaacatgcttacatttaaacacacaaacacagtgctaaatgcaaccctgcaagcatgggaactTGGTAGAgtcccagctgtcaatgcattgttgGAGTTCCACGACAGATAGGGTTTTACCATCTTTCCAGCCCTGCAATTAGGGGCCCAATAAAATTCTTGCACTTGGCCCTCTATACTTTAGTTCCgcctctgcgttggggtggaaGGCGCGATTGCACCCCAGGGagtgggtccagggggccctgGGCGCCCAATCATTATTAAAGACGGCTCTGTCTGGATCCCTTGTGTTTTGTGTGATTTGGATCTCATCTTATTTTGATACAGTATGCTCTATCGGGCTGAAAGCCCTCTTTTTAAATTATGAATCATGGCTTTGAAATGTTATCTTTTAATGTAAAGGATCTAAATACAGCACACAAAAGaagattattatttaaatagattAGAGCTCACAATTTGGATTATATATGCATACAGGAGATTCATTTTAAGGGCACAAGTGTTCCAAACTTTATGGTAAGACACTTCACTCTGCAATTCCACCTCTCACACAAAAATAAGTCTAGAGGTTTATCTTTGTCCGTTAATAGAAACGTGCCTTGCCATACTGTTCCGATATTAGATGATACCGACGGTAGATTTTTGATTTGGATAGGGAAGATTAACAATGTTGACTATACCATTGCCAATGTGTATTTTCAAAACTCTGGCCAAtttatatttttgattttttttttttaaataaaacactaaTAGACAGAAAGGAACAGTTGGTGATTTCTGTAGTTcatagatacatt
Above is a genomic segment from Pelobates fuscus isolate aPelFus1 chromosome 6, aPelFus1.pri, whole genome shotgun sequence containing:
- the PCK1 gene encoding phosphoenolpyruvate carboxykinase, cytosolic [GTP]; amino-acid sequence: MPSKSTADLHVTGIVTQGDLHALHQDVSDFIVINARICQPDDIHICDGSEEENKKVLHLMEETGMIKRLTKYENCWLARTDPRDVARIESKTVIVTQEQRDTVPVAKSGISQLGRWMSEDDFEKAFKSRFPGCMKGHTMYVIPFSMGPIGSPLSKIGIQLTDSPYVVASMRIMTRMGTAVLESLGDGEFVKCLHSVGCPLPLKKPLVNNWLCNPEQTLIAHIPERREIISFGSGYGGNSLLGKKCFALRIASRIAKEEGWLAEHMLILGITNPEGKKKYFAAAFPSACGKTNLAMMKPSLPGWKIECVGDDIAWMKFDEHGNLRAINPENGFFGVAPGTSVKTNPNAMETIRNNTIFTNVGETSDGGIYWEGMGANLPPGVTLTSWKNKDWTRDDGEPCAHPNSRFCTPASQCPIIDPAWESSKGVPIEGIIFGGRRPAGVPLVYEALNWQHGVFVGSSMRSEATAAAEHKGKVIMHDPFAMRPFFGYNFGRYLSHWLSMEHLPSARLPKIFHVNWFRKDKEGNFLWPGYGENIRVLEWMFNRINAEASAEETAIGYVPAEGSMNLKGLGDVNTEELFEISKEFWEEEVADIRRYFDDQVNADLPYEIESELNKLEERIMQL